The genome window GGATCCGGCGCTCCGGTGTCGAGCACGACGCGGAACTTTCCCGACTCATCGCGGCGCCAGATGCTCACGTACTTTCCCGTCTCGGTGACTGGATTGCCGTCGGCATCGATCCGCTGCCGGCGGTAGGTTCCATGCGTGTAGCCGAAATCGCCTGACGGACCCGCTTCGGCAAAGACCGGTTCCCATTCCAGGGTGTTGCCGTCTTTCCCGATGCCGGCCATCGCCTCGCGGATGGCGTCATGGCCCTGGATGATCGGGCCCGGGCCGAACATCTTTCCATCCTCGGCAAACGCCTCGACCCATCCCTCGACGCCCCGAGCCGCAGTCTCGCGAGCGAAGGCACGGTCGGCCTCCATGAGCTCCCCCT of Vicinamibacteria bacterium contains these proteins:
- a CDS encoding nuclear transport factor 2 family protein — translated: MRRIVSLACFVTAGFGSIACRAAPVDLEAVKGELMEADRAFARETAARGVEGWVEAFAEDGKMFGPGPIIQGHDAIREAMAGIGKDGNTLEWEPVFAEAGPSGDFGYTHGTYRRQRIDADGNPVTETGKYVSIWRRDESGKFRVVLDTGAPDP